One Sparus aurata chromosome 5, fSpaAur1.1, whole genome shotgun sequence genomic window carries:
- the LOC115582084 gene encoding zinc finger BED domain-containing protein 4-like — protein MPSRHHVTDKSLPILYEKVKEYVADQINKAEAVSFTTDIWSSSVSPVSMISLTAHWVDTSTFTLKSAVLHATEFRGSHTANAIGEKVREMFARWKITMDKFHVVLRDNASNMRKAFEDMQAASLGCFAHSLQLVVKEGLLSQRSVKDALAKARGIIGHFKHSPLATSRFEDIQRELGATETKRLLQDVATRWNSSFYMIQSMLELRRAISSYGTEHKLPSTLTANEWALLEKVAHVLEPFEEVTKKISLSTSTAAEVIPHVSSLKIALAEETPEDTGIKTMKTTLLESVQKI, from the coding sequence ATGCCAAGTCGTCATCACGTAACAGACAAAAGCCTCCCCATACTGTATGAGAAAGTGAAGGAATACGTTGCCGATCAGATTAACAAAGCAGAGGCTGTAAGCTTTACAACAGACATTTGGAGTTCGAGTGTGAGCCCTGTGTCTATGATAAGTTTAACAGCACACTGGGTGGACACCTCCACATTTACACTTAAAAGTGCGGTTCTGCACGCAACTGAATTCCGTGGGTCACATACTGCTAACGCCATTGgcgagaaagtgagagagatgTTTGCAAGATGGAAGATCACCATGGATAAATTCCACGTTGTATTGCGCGACAACGCAAGCAACATGCGGAAAGCATTCGAGGACATGCAAGCTGCAAGTTTGGGGTGCTTTGCCCACTCGCTCCAACTCGTGGTGAAAGAAGGCCTGCTGTCACAAAGAAGCGTGAAAGACGCGTTGGCTAAAGCTAGAGGAATAATTGGACATTTTAAACACTCACCACTGGCTACATCACGCTTCGAGGATATCCAAAGAGAGCTCGGTGCGACCGAAACAAAACGTTTGCTGCAAGACGTGGCAACGAGGTGGAACAGCTCATTCTATATGATACAGAGCATGTTGGAGCTGAGGAGGGCCATTTCATCATATGGAACTGAACACAAGCTGCCATCAACCCTCACAGCCAACGAGTGGGCTTTGCTGGAGAAAGTCGCCCACGTTCTGGAGCCTTTTGAAGAGGTGACCAAAAAGATCAGCCTCTCCACCTCGACTGCAGCTGAAGTGATCCCCCATGTATCCTCGCTAAAAATAGCTCTTGCTGAGGAGACCCCAGAAGACACTGGTATAAAAACTATGAAGACCACCCTCCTAGAGAGTGTCCAAAAGATTTGA